Proteins encoded within one genomic window of Phototrophicus methaneseepsis:
- a CDS encoding CopD family protein has product MTTIFRWNKMQRRRFFKAILPALLLLITTLYGIALPVRAHGYIVRSIPEDRATLERPPTRLQYWFSEALEPSFSSINLRDETGQIIMTGGVDDNDSSLLALQIPPGLLSAGSYIVELRPAFASDGHVVAESRVFFVGDAAANLEGSAASDLPLTLEIIWKALLDAGAYLLFGAFTVYAWVLIPAWGSNKYPIGNLPPRLMRRLEHIVAIGFALTIGANILALIQQSMVFFNADAGRVIRDGLWQVVRVGSRFGDMWNARMLFLIVAIGLLLLSRAYRDAAPALTRSMWRGNAWLIALIIGTQAINSHAAGSLILPWLGMIMHWLHTLGVAFWIGGVLVLVAVLPVALKPYDGAQRQAALQAVMRHFSRLLVAAVMIVVVSGIYNSSNWFLSPDTVASTYGVAMGAKLVMVALLLLMGALHHIALRPQLLERFSFLRRGVDWAGSFGSSMRIEALVAVVALASAAALSSTPTPQPDFLQNEVVTPQATQTIDDLTVTMTISPGGPGVNTVDIVLQRGETPLNNAEVDVQVSSPSRAIRGDWQEADPLDAGLYVAASDIIDRAGEWWSVLNITLSNGESYRVAFSWQISADAAVIQSRPPTPLTWTAIVLVTLTLLVLLVPPIRDYAAKNMEFSAQNVLIGVGVTAISIVALIIGVVIMVQQMQQLEESRNPRPDYVNTQLPTQESLVRGQAQYEQHCIAWLNSSDFPVLLRQVESFRDDALYLITLEGWRNVPPCDEALTDDERWDVVNYLRTLQPKR; this is encoded by the coding sequence ATGACGACCATTTTTCGTTGGAATAAGATGCAACGCCGTCGTTTTTTCAAAGCTATCTTACCCGCCCTGCTCCTGCTCATCACCACGCTGTACGGCATCGCGCTCCCGGTTCGGGCCCACGGCTACATTGTCCGCAGCATCCCAGAAGACCGCGCCACCCTCGAACGCCCACCGACACGCCTGCAATACTGGTTTAGCGAAGCGCTGGAGCCTAGCTTCAGCAGCATCAATTTGCGCGATGAAACCGGACAAATCATCATGACGGGTGGCGTCGATGACAATGACAGTTCTTTGCTGGCCTTGCAAATCCCCCCTGGCCTTCTTTCAGCTGGCAGTTACATCGTTGAATTACGTCCTGCCTTTGCCAGTGATGGGCATGTCGTGGCAGAAAGCCGCGTCTTCTTTGTTGGGGATGCTGCCGCAAACCTGGAAGGCTCAGCCGCTTCTGATTTGCCGCTAACGCTGGAAATCATCTGGAAAGCGCTGTTGGATGCCGGGGCGTATTTATTATTCGGGGCGTTTACAGTCTACGCCTGGGTGCTTATCCCGGCATGGGGTAGCAACAAGTACCCCATCGGCAACTTACCGCCTCGCTTGATGCGCCGCCTGGAGCATATCGTCGCGATTGGTTTTGCTCTGACGATTGGCGCTAATATCCTGGCTCTGATCCAACAAAGTATGGTCTTCTTCAATGCCGATGCAGGCCGCGTTATCCGTGATGGTTTGTGGCAGGTGGTACGCGTTGGCTCACGCTTTGGCGATATGTGGAACGCGCGTATGCTGTTCCTCATTGTCGCTATCGGGTTATTGCTGCTCAGCCGTGCTTACCGCGATGCAGCCCCCGCGTTGACGCGCTCGATGTGGCGGGGTAATGCCTGGTTGATCGCGCTCATCATCGGCACGCAAGCCATCAACAGCCACGCAGCAGGCTCTTTGATTTTGCCCTGGCTAGGCATGATCATGCACTGGCTGCACACGCTCGGCGTGGCCTTCTGGATTGGCGGCGTGCTGGTCCTGGTTGCGGTTCTACCAGTGGCCCTTAAGCCCTACGATGGTGCACAACGACAGGCCGCGTTACAAGCGGTCATGCGTCACTTCAGCCGCCTATTGGTCGCTGCTGTGATGATTGTTGTCGTCAGCGGCATCTATAACAGCAGCAATTGGTTCCTCTCGCCGGATACTGTCGCCAGTACCTATGGCGTGGCAATGGGGGCCAAGCTGGTCATGGTAGCGCTTTTGCTCCTGATGGGGGCCTTGCACCATATCGCTTTACGCCCACAGTTATTGGAGCGCTTCTCCTTCTTAAGACGTGGCGTCGATTGGGCTGGCAGCTTTGGCAGTTCCATGCGGATAGAAGCCCTGGTCGCCGTCGTCGCGCTCGCCAGTGCCGCTGCACTCAGTTCCACACCTACACCACAGCCAGACTTTTTACAAAATGAGGTCGTCACACCCCAGGCTACGCAGACTATCGATGATCTCACGGTGACGATGACCATCTCGCCCGGTGGCCCTGGCGTCAACACAGTCGATATTGTCCTGCAACGAGGGGAAACACCGCTCAACAATGCAGAAGTCGACGTCCAGGTGAGCAGCCCCAGCCGTGCCATACGCGGCGACTGGCAAGAAGCGGATCCGCTGGATGCTGGCCTCTATGTAGCAGCCAGCGATATCATTGACCGGGCCGGGGAATGGTGGTCCGTGCTCAATATCACCTTATCAAATGGCGAAAGTTACCGCGTAGCCTTCTCCTGGCAAATCAGCGCCGACGCCGCCGTCATTCAATCGCGCCCACCAACGCCGCTGACATGGACAGCCATTGTGCTAGTTACGCTGACATTGCTGGTCCTGTTGGTGCCCCCGATACGAGATTACGCCGCAAAGAATATGGAGTTCAGCGCGCAGAATGTGCTGATTGGTGTTGGAGTGACGGCCATTTCCATTGTCGCGCTCATTATCGGCGTTGTGATCATGGTACAGCAGATGCAGCAGCTTGAAGAAAGCCGCAATCCACGGCCAGATTACGTCAATACACAACTACCGACACAAGAATCGCTGGTACGCGGACAGGCACAATACGAACAGCACTGCATCGCATGGCTGAATTCGTCCGATTTCCCAGTCCTGCTGCGGCAGGTGGAGTCCTTCCGCGATGATGCCCTGTATCTGATCACCCTGGAAGGCTGGCGAAACGTCCCACCCTGTGATGAGGCGTTGACCGATGATGAACGATGGGATGTGGTCAACTATTTGCGGACGTTGCAGCCCAAACGCTGA
- a CDS encoding acetoacetate--CoA ligase, whose product MVLREGDLLWQPTPEMIANSHLTHYMHWLAETHDLHFDTYAALWQWSVTHIEDFWVSLFAFFDLIYSQPWQMPLVSRSMPGTQWFPGMRLNYAENIFSRMTSQQPMMLYKAEDEPLVSLSWQTIYEQVNRLAQVLREQGIQPGDCVVAYLPNIPQAMVAVLAVASLGAIWSSCSPDFGSRSVLDRFSQIEPRVLIAVDGYQYGGKTYERRAVVAELQNELPSLEHTILIPYLQDHTDGLRDTVLWDAVLAEVDPPEQITFAQVPFDHPLWVLYSSGTTGLPKPIVQGHGGILLEHVKATAFHNDQHRGDRFFWYTSTGWMMWNYVLGSLLAGSAIILYNGSPGYPDLNALFELAEQSGMTYFGTSAAFIHACMKADLHPNKQYDLSAIRGVGSTGSPLTVEGFDWVYHNINSHLALESLSGGTDLCTAIVGGVRILPIYAGEIQGASLGAKVQAYNESGQPVVDEVGELVITEPMPSMPLYLWGDDASMSRYQASYFDMFPGIWWHGDWIKFNERGGCVIYGRSDSTINRQGIRMGTSEIYRVLHTFDEIADSLIVDLELLGRQSFLPLFVVLREDETLTEALQERIKEKLRDEVSPRHVPDKIIQIGQVPYTLSGKKMEVPIRKILLGMDAEKAANPGAMRNPESLSFFKILAEQLYDII is encoded by the coding sequence ATGGTATTACGAGAAGGGGATTTGCTCTGGCAGCCCACGCCGGAGATGATTGCCAACAGCCACCTCACCCACTATATGCACTGGTTGGCGGAAACACACGATTTACATTTTGATACCTATGCAGCTTTGTGGCAGTGGTCTGTCACCCATATAGAAGACTTCTGGGTGAGCCTGTTCGCCTTCTTCGACCTGATATATAGCCAGCCCTGGCAGATGCCGCTTGTATCGCGGAGTATGCCCGGTACGCAGTGGTTCCCTGGGATGCGGCTGAACTATGCGGAAAATATCTTCAGCAGGATGACGAGCCAGCAGCCGATGATGCTCTATAAAGCGGAAGATGAACCCCTGGTTTCGCTCTCCTGGCAAACAATCTATGAACAGGTTAACCGCTTGGCACAGGTGCTCCGTGAGCAGGGTATCCAGCCTGGCGATTGTGTGGTGGCTTATCTGCCCAATATCCCGCAGGCGATGGTGGCCGTACTCGCCGTTGCGAGCCTGGGCGCGATCTGGTCTAGCTGTTCGCCAGATTTTGGTAGCCGGAGCGTGCTGGACCGCTTCTCACAGATTGAACCCAGAGTGCTTATTGCAGTTGATGGCTATCAATATGGCGGCAAGACTTACGAGCGGCGGGCTGTCGTCGCTGAGTTACAAAATGAACTTCCCAGTCTGGAACACACAATTCTCATTCCTTATCTGCAAGATCATACAGATGGATTGCGCGATACCGTCTTATGGGATGCGGTGCTCGCAGAGGTTGACCCGCCAGAGCAGATTACATTTGCTCAGGTCCCCTTTGACCATCCGCTGTGGGTGTTGTATTCATCGGGCACCACAGGCCTACCCAAGCCGATTGTTCAGGGGCATGGTGGCATCTTGCTAGAGCATGTCAAGGCGACGGCATTCCATAATGACCAGCATCGGGGAGACCGCTTTTTCTGGTATACCAGCACCGGTTGGATGATGTGGAATTATGTATTGGGCAGCCTGCTGGCTGGCTCTGCCATCATCCTCTATAACGGCAGCCCCGGTTATCCTGATCTGAATGCGTTGTTTGAGCTGGCTGAACAAAGCGGCATGACGTATTTTGGCACCTCTGCGGCTTTCATCCATGCTTGTATGAAAGCGGACCTGCACCCGAATAAACAGTACGATCTCAGCGCAATTCGTGGTGTTGGCTCAACGGGGTCCCCACTGACAGTGGAAGGTTTTGACTGGGTTTATCACAATATCAATTCGCATCTGGCGTTGGAGTCACTCAGCGGTGGGACAGATTTATGCACAGCAATCGTAGGCGGTGTGCGTATTCTGCCTATCTATGCTGGGGAAATACAGGGCGCATCATTGGGGGCGAAGGTGCAAGCGTACAATGAGAGCGGCCAACCTGTGGTTGATGAAGTGGGTGAACTCGTCATTACAGAGCCAATGCCTTCCATGCCTCTTTATCTATGGGGCGATGATGCTTCTATGTCGCGTTATCAGGCCAGCTACTTTGATATGTTCCCTGGCATCTGGTGGCATGGCGATTGGATCAAATTCAATGAGCGAGGCGGTTGTGTCATCTATGGTCGGTCGGATTCAACGATCAATCGGCAGGGCATCCGTATGGGTACCAGCGAGATTTACCGCGTGTTACACACATTTGATGAAATTGCCGATAGCCTGATTGTGGACCTGGAATTACTGGGGCGGCAGTCCTTTTTGCCGCTATTTGTCGTCCTGCGCGAGGATGAAACATTGACGGAGGCACTTCAGGAGCGCATCAAAGAAAAGCTGCGGGATGAAGTTTCTCCCCGGCATGTGCCGGATAAAATCATCCAGATTGGGCAGGTGCCTTACACGCTCAGTGGTAAGAAAATGGAAGTGCCCATACGTAAAATCCTGTTGGGTATGGATGCAGAGAAAGCCGCGAACCCTGGCGCGATGCGCAACCCAGAATCACTTTCGTTCTTTAAAATATTGGCAGAACAGCTTTATGACATCATATAA
- a CDS encoding YggT family protein, with protein MAVENKREVRVATDDGYARRESVVEYNPSTRNVVLNRVSQFLWFVYAIVAVLLMFRIVFRLLDAVGQFVTLVYDITSPMVAPFIGILPQAEAGGFDVPAFVAIIVYAVVIWALTTFLAILFKDSGGFRRVVRQERVRE; from the coding sequence ATGGCTGTTGAAAACAAAAGAGAAGTGCGTGTTGCTACAGATGATGGATATGCACGTCGTGAATCTGTTGTTGAATACAATCCATCTACCCGCAATGTGGTCTTGAATCGTGTTTCGCAGTTCCTATGGTTTGTATATGCGATCGTTGCTGTACTGCTGATGTTCCGCATTGTATTCCGTTTGTTGGATGCAGTCGGCCAATTTGTCACACTGGTTTATGATATTACCAGCCCGATGGTGGCCCCCTTTATTGGTATTCTGCCCCAGGCAGAAGCAGGCGGCTTTGATGTGCCCGCTTTTGTCGCCATCATCGTCTATGCGGTTGTCATCTGGGCGCTTACCACCTTCCTTGCTATCCTCTTTAAGGATAGTGGTGGCTTTCGCCGGGTGGTCCGCCAGGAGCGCGTACGCGAATAA
- a CDS encoding FTR1 family iron permease yields MSVGQATPIWQSGDTLRSTLFDIQRLFITARRADDPDSVYAQGQGLLEQAAATYTDQFQPEVASFAPAADEAITTALNDAQLALDAGDQVAFAAARGRIWTNLLWASYDVVAASLADGDIAAAQAWLALREYRQATSVTLVDSPAARALRSADEGDLTFDEAGVIVGNDLRDAYYFRLRDALTELEAAIGDQYAMRAAEWAGQAQGYFHILQSDYAAKLGEDEAVTIASTLAHLEADIMAQDWDAVAAGLQTVRTSLANYQPVELSAELIAERGRLFHLFLDLVYVEYKDAVRNGEITIPIEYQETTTFYAQAASIYEELRPTISASDPAAAERLDAILADIDAVIADLGDPAQVQIAVSEGLSLIETTLQVDASSGDSAAMFTVIDTLLDDLLAAAAEGRYEEAERTRVEAYGLFESGPELRLANRAPVLSRELEGLFWEGSSGQAGLYTLLDQEADDAALAVAVGQVRQKLNEAESFLGGGLSSSLAAINSATIIIREGLEAVLIIGAILGYMFKMDAERRYIMQVLIGVLAAVALSVATWFAAETFLTITPVQRELIEGVTSLLAVAVLFYVTNWLFHKAYVVDWMTFVREQADKALSNGGAFGLAALGFTVVYREGLETVLFYQALMFDAEPLPVVAGFIVGLGLILAIAYAILRLSKRLPLKPLFTITTIVLLVLAFSFTGAGVRELQEASVISATLLPWFPENLLLMELFGLFPTLETLVAQVIFTVLIALTFTYSRWQGSRGTAAVQRASTT; encoded by the coding sequence ATGTCTGTTGGACAGGCAACGCCTATCTGGCAAAGCGGCGATACGCTTCGTAGCACTTTATTTGATATACAACGTTTGTTCATCACAGCCCGCCGTGCGGATGACCCGGACAGCGTTTATGCGCAAGGTCAGGGCCTACTGGAACAAGCTGCTGCGACCTACACCGATCAATTCCAGCCAGAAGTGGCCTCATTCGCACCTGCGGCTGATGAAGCCATCACCACCGCGCTGAACGATGCACAGCTTGCGCTTGATGCAGGCGACCAGGTGGCTTTTGCAGCGGCACGAGGCCGTATCTGGACGAATTTACTTTGGGCAAGTTATGACGTTGTAGCGGCTTCCCTCGCTGATGGCGATATTGCCGCAGCACAAGCATGGTTAGCGCTGCGCGAATATCGTCAGGCAACCAGCGTCACACTTGTGGATAGCCCGGCGGCGCGCGCCTTGCGCAGTGCAGATGAAGGCGACCTGACTTTCGATGAAGCAGGTGTGATCGTCGGCAATGATTTGCGCGATGCCTATTACTTCCGGCTGCGCGATGCGCTCACCGAATTAGAGGCGGCCATTGGCGATCAGTACGCCATGCGTGCGGCGGAATGGGCCGGGCAGGCGCAGGGATACTTCCATATTTTGCAATCAGACTATGCCGCAAAATTGGGTGAAGACGAAGCTGTGACGATTGCCAGTACGCTGGCTCATCTGGAAGCAGACATCATGGCCCAGGATTGGGATGCCGTCGCGGCGGGATTGCAGACCGTTCGCACATCATTAGCGAATTACCAACCTGTCGAGCTTTCTGCAGAACTCATTGCAGAACGAGGCCGCCTTTTCCATTTGTTCCTGGATCTGGTCTATGTCGAATACAAAGACGCGGTCCGCAATGGCGAAATCACCATCCCGATTGAATACCAGGAAACGACGACCTTTTATGCCCAGGCAGCCAGTATCTATGAAGAACTGCGCCCGACGATCAGCGCAAGCGACCCGGCAGCAGCCGAGCGCCTGGACGCGATTCTGGCGGATATTGATGCAGTCATCGCGGATTTAGGCGACCCGGCACAGGTCCAGATAGCCGTTAGCGAAGGCCTCAGCTTAATTGAAACGACCCTGCAAGTGGATGCCAGCAGCGGTGATTCCGCGGCGATGTTCACGGTAATTGATACCCTGCTGGATGATCTGCTCGCAGCAGCAGCCGAAGGGCGCTACGAAGAAGCGGAACGTACGCGCGTAGAGGCTTACGGCCTGTTTGAGAGTGGCCCTGAATTACGTCTGGCGAACCGTGCCCCCGTCCTAAGCCGTGAACTGGAAGGCCTGTTTTGGGAAGGTAGTAGTGGGCAGGCCGGGTTGTACACCTTGCTGGACCAGGAAGCCGACGATGCGGCCCTGGCCGTGGCGGTGGGGCAGGTGCGTCAGAAGCTCAATGAAGCGGAATCATTCTTAGGTGGTGGGCTGTCGTCCTCGTTGGCGGCCATCAACAGTGCCACCATCATCATCCGCGAGGGGCTGGAAGCGGTACTCATTATCGGCGCCATCCTGGGCTATATGTTCAAAATGGATGCTGAACGCCGTTACATCATGCAGGTATTAATAGGTGTTTTGGCCGCCGTCGCCCTTAGCGTTGCGACATGGTTTGCCGCTGAAACTTTCCTCACAATTACCCCCGTACAACGTGAACTCATCGAGGGCGTGACCAGTTTGCTGGCCGTGGCGGTCCTCTTCTATGTGACGAACTGGCTTTTCCACAAGGCCTATGTGGTTGATTGGATGACCTTCGTCCGAGAACAGGCCGATAAGGCACTGAGCAATGGCGGGGCCTTTGGCCTGGCCGCGCTGGGCTTTACAGTCGTCTACCGCGAAGGGCTGGAGACTGTCCTGTTCTATCAGGCGCTCATGTTCGATGCGGAGCCGCTGCCTGTGGTGGCTGGCTTTATTGTGGGGCTGGGGCTCATCCTGGCGATTGCTTATGCCATCCTACGCTTGAGCAAACGCCTGCCTTTAAAGCCGCTCTTTACGATCACGACCATCGTTCTGCTGGTACTGGCCTTTAGCTTTACCGGCGCTGGCGTGAGGGAATTGCAGGAGGCCAGCGTCATCAGTGCCACGCTGCTGCCCTGGTTCCCGGAGAATCTGCTCTTGATGGAGCTGTTTGGTTTGTTCCCAACCCTGGAGACACTCGTCGCCCAGGTGATATTCACTGTGCTGATTGCACTTACTTTTACCTATAGTCGCTGGCAGGGCAGCCGGGGAACTGCTGCTGTCCAGCGTGCTTCAACGACTTAG
- a CDS encoding imelysin family protein — protein sequence MKRFFLVLTLLVFIVPVMAQEEETVDLSGIKEYAAEHAALMAENSAAFLETVQTYYDLLAGYDFDYEAAYEAEGETLAELVMTARENWLQTSLYYELNEGIVAGTPSLAYYDVLIDAGASAEDDPEEALEWTLTLPDGTELESPGNLFHSLSEPTLYGTVDEFVGAEADLDGDGEVGPTEVLPDANLLLGVTQRLDEETQNLVTAIDEWEPTEEDAFTALVVMIPTMSEYFGQWKESAFVAGDEASEVSFVAASRLLDIVSILTGLRVTYDTVSPLVAESNPDLDAQIVTSFDDLQAYVDDLYEDEQEGVVFEAEEVDLLGTEAQDRAESLAALVAQAADTLGITLELE from the coding sequence ATGAAACGCTTCTTTTTAGTGCTAACGTTACTAGTCTTCATCGTGCCTGTGATGGCGCAGGAAGAAGAAACCGTTGATCTGAGCGGTATCAAAGAATATGCCGCTGAACACGCAGCCTTGATGGCGGAAAATTCCGCCGCTTTCTTAGAAACAGTCCAGACGTATTATGACCTGCTGGCTGGCTATGACTTCGACTATGAGGCGGCTTATGAGGCTGAAGGCGAAACATTAGCCGAATTGGTGATGACAGCCCGTGAAAACTGGTTACAGACCAGCCTCTACTATGAACTGAATGAAGGCATCGTCGCGGGGACGCCTTCCCTGGCGTATTACGATGTGCTCATTGATGCGGGTGCCTCTGCTGAGGATGATCCTGAAGAAGCCCTGGAATGGACGCTGACCCTGCCGGATGGCACCGAACTGGAAAGCCCTGGCAACCTGTTCCACAGCCTGAGCGAACCCACACTGTATGGTACTGTGGATGAATTTGTCGGCGCAGAGGCAGACCTTGATGGTGATGGCGAAGTCGGCCCGACAGAAGTGCTGCCGGATGCCAACCTGCTGCTCGGTGTGACCCAACGCCTGGACGAAGAAACACAAAATCTCGTCACCGCCATTGATGAGTGGGAACCGACCGAAGAAGATGCTTTCACAGCGCTGGTCGTGATGATCCCCACCATGAGCGAGTACTTCGGCCAATGGAAAGAATCCGCCTTTGTGGCTGGTGATGAGGCTTCCGAAGTGTCCTTTGTGGCCGCAAGCCGCTTGCTGGATATCGTCAGCATCCTGACGGGCCTGCGCGTAACGTACGATACAGTGTCGCCACTGGTCGCGGAAAGTAATCCAGACCTGGATGCACAAATCGTGACGAGCTTCGACGATCTGCAAGCTTATGTGGATGATCTCTATGAAGATGAACAAGAAGGTGTCGTCTTCGAGGCTGAAGAGGTCGATTTGCTCGGTACGGAAGCGCAAGATCGCGCTGAGAGCCTTGCCGCGCTCGTCGCGCAGGCCGCCGATACTCTGGGGATTACCCTGGAGCTTGAATAG
- a CDS encoding FTR1 family iron permease has product MKSRLIQYIFALLVVFIWVALPLSAQDTASQPEETSSAGAAIPIWQTADDIRSALLNAQRELFAARRSDDPAGNLAAASAYVAEATTHYITTMQPDIQRYAAEQDQQIEAIFSSALGAAQAGDDAVLALARGRIWTGMLHGAYLTTLGALEANDTDTVAAWLSFREYRQATRVTVVLSPAAGALADVQSGVLTLEEAAPIIENDLRDAYYFRLRQAATELQTALETDYFTRAAEWLGQLEGYYAIFADDYAAQMGITSPADALAQIEDAVSVQDTSAALQALAIFREALTNYQPVALTEAQIAERGQLLYIFTDLVYVEYKDAVRNGEITVPIEYQEASTFLAQARSTFDELRPTIAAHHPEEAARLDAILAQLQSLLDSIGEIAAVQELVAEGKDLISSSLTLDMNNNTAATFTVVNALLDDVEASVADERYDDAENTRLQAYALFDFGPEQRLMAFSPDLAVNIDALFWHGDGDASGLARIIAAQGSTEEFRVVRQELSASLDEAQIILGATSEPLTIILNSAIIVFREGLEAVVIIAALSAGMVRDNKKYRRPLFAGAVIAFIVTGLTWVVADAFLALFQNYGERLEAVVSLVALGVLLVITNWFFHKVYWTDHLAGFHQRKGQLMRGEAGKYLGLMILGFTSIYREGFETVLFLQALVLDAGVLIVLQGVLLGLVGVAVVGFITFKMQTHLPYMKMMVVTGVLIGAVLIMLVGNTVRVMQVVAWLPVHPIEGVNFPYWWGQWFGVYPTWEGILAQIGAAIFVIGSYYLAEYQAAKERREKALRRQAQAAPQANKTAGSH; this is encoded by the coding sequence ATGAAATCGCGCCTCATCCAATACATCTTCGCTCTACTGGTCGTCTTTATCTGGGTTGCCTTACCGCTCAGCGCGCAGGATACAGCCAGCCAGCCGGAGGAAACCTCTTCAGCGGGGGCTGCAATACCTATCTGGCAAACGGCTGATGATATTCGTAGTGCCTTGCTGAATGCACAACGGGAATTATTTGCCGCCCGGCGCTCCGATGACCCGGCGGGAAACTTGGCGGCGGCGAGTGCCTATGTTGCGGAAGCGACCACACACTACATAACCACCATGCAGCCAGATATTCAACGCTATGCGGCTGAGCAGGATCAACAAATTGAGGCGATTTTCTCCAGCGCCCTTGGAGCGGCTCAGGCTGGTGATGATGCCGTATTGGCCCTGGCACGAGGGCGTATCTGGACGGGGATGCTGCACGGCGCTTATCTCACAACCTTAGGCGCACTAGAAGCCAATGACACGGATACAGTCGCTGCCTGGTTGAGCTTCCGTGAATATCGACAGGCCACGCGCGTCACAGTTGTCCTGAGCCCGGCGGCGGGTGCCCTAGCGGATGTGCAATCGGGTGTGCTGACGTTGGAAGAAGCAGCCCCGATTATCGAGAATGATTTGCGCGATGCTTATTATTTCCGGCTGCGGCAGGCCGCGACGGAGCTACAAACAGCGTTGGAAACCGATTATTTTACCCGTGCTGCGGAGTGGTTAGGGCAGCTTGAAGGGTATTACGCTATTTTCGCCGATGATTATGCGGCACAAATGGGCATCACATCTCCGGCGGATGCCTTAGCGCAGATAGAAGATGCTGTCAGTGTTCAGGATACATCTGCTGCATTACAGGCATTAGCCATATTTAGAGAAGCTTTGACGAACTATCAGCCTGTGGCGCTGACGGAAGCCCAGATTGCTGAACGCGGCCAGCTACTCTATATCTTTACCGACCTGGTTTATGTGGAATATAAGGATGCGGTGCGCAACGGTGAGATCACTGTGCCGATTGAATACCAGGAGGCGAGTACCTTCCTGGCGCAGGCACGCAGCACCTTTGACGAATTGCGTCCGACGATTGCCGCTCATCATCCTGAAGAAGCGGCGCGCCTAGATGCTATTCTGGCACAGTTGCAAAGCTTGTTAGATTCCATTGGCGAGATTGCCGCTGTGCAAGAGCTGGTTGCGGAAGGTAAAGACCTCATCAGCAGCAGCCTGACGCTCGATATGAACAATAATACAGCCGCGACCTTCACAGTGGTCAATGCTTTGCTGGATGATGTAGAAGCCTCTGTTGCAGATGAGCGTTACGACGATGCGGAAAATACACGTTTGCAAGCGTATGCCCTCTTCGATTTTGGGCCAGAACAGCGCTTAATGGCATTTTCCCCAGACCTGGCTGTAAATATTGATGCGCTCTTCTGGCATGGTGATGGGGATGCCAGTGGTTTAGCGCGTATCATTGCCGCGCAGGGCAGCACGGAAGAATTCCGGGTTGTGCGCCAGGAATTAAGCGCTTCTCTGGACGAAGCGCAGATTATCCTGGGGGCGACCAGCGAACCGCTGACGATCATCCTCAACAGTGCCATTATCGTCTTCCGAGAAGGGTTGGAGGCTGTCGTCATCATTGCAGCGCTTTCCGCCGGGATGGTGCGCGATAACAAAAAATACCGTCGACCGCTCTTTGCCGGTGCCGTAATCGCCTTTATCGTCACTGGCCTGACGTGGGTAGTGGCGGATGCCTTCCTCGCTTTGTTCCAGAATTATGGTGAGCGGTTGGAGGCCGTCGTCTCTTTGGTTGCCCTGGGTGTGCTGCTGGTCATTACGAACTGGTTCTTCCACAAAGTGTACTGGACGGATCATCTGGCGGGCTTTCATCAGCGTAAGGGCCAGTTAATGCGAGGCGAAGCGGGGAAGTACCTGGGCTTGATGATCCTGGGATTTACCAGTATTTACCGCGAAGGCTTCGAAACTGTGCTCTTCTTACAAGCGCTGGTGCTGGATGCTGGTGTGCTCATCGTATTGCAGGGCGTGTTGCTAGGGCTGGTCGGTGTGGCGGTTGTGGGTTTCATCACCTTTAAAATGCAGACGCATCTGCCTTATATGAAGATGATGGTCGTCACAGGTGTGCTGATTGGTGCCGTGTTAATTATGCTTGTTGGTAATACCGTCCGCGTGATGCAGGTTGTCGCATGGCTGCCTGTTCATCCTATTGAAGGTGTTAACTTCCCGTATTGGTGGGGGCAGTGGTTCGGTGTTTACCCCACATGGGAAGGCATTCTGGCGCAAATTGGTGCGGCGATTTTTGTCATTGGCAGTTACTACCTGGCGGAATATCAGGCGGCGAAGGAACGCCGAGAGAAAGCCCTGCGGCGGCAGGCCCAGGCGGCCCCACAGGCTAATAAGACGGCGGGTTCGCACTAA